In a genomic window of Phragmites australis chromosome 14, lpPhrAust1.1, whole genome shotgun sequence:
- the LOC133890483 gene encoding uncharacterized protein LOC133890483 — protein sequence MAGPSSSSRGLGGVDRFYSPPHVRRQQQEEQQQMRLKGLGQGQRPSSPASASALTPRTARQKPPPGTAETAVPTKDVERRAEASISPSVPSKSSVSATKATVTVEGGTAPSPAPAVADEAGNLERFLSSTTPSVPVQYLPKTSIRGWRSGDAMNSPPYFCLGDLWDAFKEWSFYGAGVPLVLNGSDSVIQYYVPYLSAIQLYADPSRISARSRHPWEESDGESMDTSSEGSSEGRLRYSSLEATCRLDGDFQRDDAEMLSPSTRPIFEYLETDPPFGREPLTDKVSILASKFPDLKTFRSCDLLPTSWMSVAWYPIYRIPTGPTLKDLDACFLTFHYLSTPSTDTDPSTPACPSLGGINRYAAGKLTLPVFGLASYKLRSSIWSSNRPEEQQLAASLMQAADDWLRHRQVYHPDFRFFLTHCNTAWR from the exons atggccggcCCGTCTTCCTCCTCGCGCGGCCTCGGCGGCGTCGACCGCTTCTACAGCCCGCCCCACGTCCGACGCcagcagcaggaggagcagcagcagatgcGGCTCAAGGGGCTGGGCCAGGGACAGAGACCGTCGTCCCCGGCCTCGGCGTCGGCGCTAACGCCGAGGACCGCGAGACAGAAGCCGCCTCCAGGGACGGCGGAGACGGCCGTCCCCACCAAGGATGTGGAGAGGCGGGCGGAGGCCAGTATCTCTCCGTCGGTGCCGTCCAAGTCCTCAGTGTCAGCCACGAAGGCGACGGTGACGGTCGAGGGGGGCACGGCGCCGTCGCCAGCACCGGCGGTGGCAGATGAGGCGGGGAATCTAGAGAggttcctcagctccaccacgCCCTCCGTGCCCGTGCAGTACTTGCCCAAG ACGAGCATAAGGGGATGGAGGAGTGGTGATGCTATGAATTCACCACCATATTTCTGCCTCGGAGATCTCTGGGATGCTTTCAAGGAGTGGAGTTTCTATGGGGCTGGTGTGCCCCTTGTGTTAAATGGCAGTGATTCTGTGATACAGTATTATGTGCCATATCTTTCTGCGATACAGCTGTACGCAGACCCATCAAGAATTTCAGCAAGAAGCAG GCATCCTTGGGAGGAAAGTGATGGGGAATCTATGGATACTAGCAGTGAAGGTAGCAGTGAAGGCCGATTAAGATATTCATCCCTGGAAGCTACATGTCGATTGGATGGTGATTTTCAAAGGGATGATGCTGAAATGCTTTCACCATCCACTCGTCCAATATTTGAGTATCTGGAGACGGATCCACCATTTGGTAGAGAACCTTTAACAGACAAG GTATCAATTCTTGCAAGTAAATTTCCAGATTTGAAGACATTCAGAAGTTGTGATCTGCTCCCAACCAGCTGGATGTCTGTTGCATG GTACCCCATCTATAGAATCCCAACTGGACCAACACTCAAGGATCTAGATGCATGTTTCTTGACATTTCATTACTTATCAACGCCTTCCACGG ATACTGATCCCAGTACACCAGCATGCCCCAGTCTCGGTGGCATCAACCGCTACGCAGCTGGCAAGCTAACATTGCCTGTCTTTGGACTGGCATCATACAAACTGCGGAGCTCCATTTGGTCATCGAATAGgcctgaggagcagcagcttgCAGCCTCGCTGATGCAGGCGGCGGATGACTGGCTCCGCCACCGGCAAGTATATCATCCGGACTTCCGGTTCTTTCTCACCCACTGTAACACAGCATGGAGATGA